The sequence CTACTAACTCCTCCAGTCCGTATCGGAGACGATGAGTGATTCGGCCGACGTGACGTTGTTCTGGCATCGTCGTGATCTTCGAACGATCGATAATGCTGGCCTCGACCGGGCGACAGCCCACGGGTCGGTGGTGCCGATATTCTGTCTCGACGACGATATCCTCCAGTATGCCGGGCGCCCCCGGGTCAGATTCATGCTCGAGGCCCTTCGAGACCTCCGCAAGCGATATCGTGACCTGGGAACGGATCTGATCGTCGTTCACGGAGACCCGAGCGTCCAGATTCCAGCGGTCGCAGCGGAATACGACGCAGACACCGTCGTGTGGAACGACGATTACTCCGGACTCGCCCAGGAGCGAGACGAATCGGTCGAGGACGCACTCCTCTCTGCCGGCTTCGACGTTGACTGGGTACAAGACCTCGTCCTCCACGAACCGGGTTCGATCCGGACCTCGAATGGTGACCCGTACTCCGTCTTCTCGTACTACTGGAAGAAGTGGCAAGACCGTGAGAAAGAATCCTCGTATGCTTGTCCAGAGGCCGACGCATTCGTTGGGGTCTCTGGTAATCCGATACCAGGACTCGAGGAACTGGGATTCGAGCAACCCGACGCTTCGATTCCCGACGGAACTCGCCAGGCCGCAATCGACCGACTTCGGGCGTTTATCGAGGATCCGATTTTCTCGTATAGCGACTGTCGAGACGTCCCCGCCGAAGCGTGCACCTCACGACTGTCACAGGATCTCAAGTTCGGGCTTGTGGGGATCCGCGAGGTGTACGAGGCGACCGAACGGGCGAAGTCGTCGGCCAGCTCGTCGGAAGACCGTGAGTCCGTCCGCGAGTTCCAGCGCCAACTCGCCTGGCGGGAATTCTACGCCCAGGTTCTGACGTACAGCCCAGAGACCGTGACCGAGAATTTCAAGTCCTACACGAACCCGATTTCGTGGAAACGAGACGAGGACGCCCTCGATGCCTGGAAACGAGGGCAGACGGGGTACCCCATCGTCGACGCTGGCATGCGACAATTACTGGCAGAAGGATACATGCACAACCGGGTCCGCATGATCGTCGCCTCGTTTCTCACCAAAGACCTGCTCGTGGACTGGCGAGAAGGGTACCGGTGGTTCCGTGATCGTCTCGTGGATCACGATACAGCGAACGACGTCGGTGGGTGGCAGTGGGCGGCATCCACGGGAACCGACGCCCAGCCGTACTTTCGCATCTTCAACCCCATGACACAGGGCGAGCGCTACGATCCCGAAGCGCAGTATATCACCGAATACGTCGAAGAACTCCGGAATGTCGACGCTGAAATAATCCACGACT is a genomic window of Halanaeroarchaeum sp. HSR-CO containing:
- a CDS encoding deoxyribodipyrimidine photo-lyase, whose product is MTLFWHRRDLRTIDNAGLDRATAHGSVVPIFCLDDDILQYAGRPRVRFMLEALRDLRKRYRDLGTDLIVVHGDPSVQIPAVAAEYDADTVVWNDDYSGLAQERDESVEDALLSAGFDVDWVQDLVLHEPGSIRTSNGDPYSVFSYYWKKWQDREKESSYACPEADAFVGVSGNPIPGLEELGFEQPDASIPDGTRQAAIDRLRAFIEDPIFSYSDCRDVPAEACTSRLSQDLKFGLVGIREVYEATERAKSSASSSEDRESVREFQRQLAWREFYAQVLTYSPETVTENFKSYTNPISWKRDEDALDAWKRGQTGYPIVDAGMRQLLAEGYMHNRVRMIVASFLTKDLLVDWREGYRWFRDRLVDHDTANDVGGWQWAASTGTDAQPYFRIFNPMTQGERYDPEAQYITEYVEELRNVDAEIIHDWTDLSPTQREANAPAYPAPIVDHAARREAAIAMFERARADD